The Tepidisphaeraceae bacterium genomic sequence GATTCTGACTGGACGCCGACAGCTTCTGCTCCGCCGCCAGGTGAGTCAGGAACACCCCGATCTCCCCGCCGCGCAGCTCGCGCGGGTGCCGCCAGTCGTCGCCCCGCTTGTGGAACCGCAGGAACCGATCGACCCACATCCAGTACACGTCGACCGTGTTTCCCGCCAACCGCTCCCTCGCCGCGACGCGAACGAACTGTTGATGCAGCTTCAT encodes the following:
- a CDS encoding phage integrase N-terminal SAM-like domain-containing protein, which produces MKLHQQFVRVAARERLAGNTVDVYWMWVDRFLRFHKRGDDWRHPRELRGGEIGVFLTHLAAEQKLSASSQNQAMGKTKVTHVESE